From Argopecten irradians isolate NY chromosome 2, Ai_NY, whole genome shotgun sequence, the proteins below share one genomic window:
- the LOC138313472 gene encoding uro-adherence factor A-like: MSGHDKYVTLTQYETLTQYETLTQYETLTQYVTLTQYETLAHDQYVALTQYEASTQYETLTQNETLTQYVTLTQYETLAQYETLAQYVALTQYVTLTQYETLAQYVALTQYVTLTQYETLTQYVTLTQYETLAQYETLAQYVALTQYEASTQYETLTQYETLT; encoded by the exons ATGTCTGGTCATGATAAG TATGTGACATTGACCCAGTATGAGACATTGACCCAGTATGAGACATTGACCCAGTATGAGACATTGACACAGTATGTGACATTGACCCAGTATGAGACATTGGCTCATGATCAGTATGTGGCATTGACCCAGTATGAGGCATCGACCCAGTATGAGACATTGACCCAGAATGAGACATTGACACAGTATGTGACATTGACACAGTATGAGACATTGGCCCAGTATGAGACATTGGCTCAGTATGTGGCATTGACCCAGTATGTGACATTGACCCAGTATGAGACATTGGCTCAGTATGTGGCATTGACCCAGTATGTGACATTGACCCAGTATGAGACATTGACCCAGTATGTGACATTGACCCAGTATGAGACATTGGCCCAGTATGAGACATTGGCTCAGTATGTGGCATTGACCCAGTATGAGGCATCGACCCAGTATGAGACATTGACCCAGTATGAGACATTGACATAG